A stretch of Flavobacterium sp. N2270 DNA encodes these proteins:
- a CDS encoding TonB-dependent receptor has translation MKKIIFIIVMVFSLNAISQNIRVEGFVKDSTGLGLEMANVMAINKETKAMDAYAITNEKGRYFLNLSANASYDIKASYIGYDSFDAVLKTAETNMNYNIIMSEGVQLNDVEVVYEMPVTISGDTIIYNSDSFTNGTERKLEDVLKKLPGVEVNADGEIEIEGKKVQKVMVEGKDFFDGDTKIATKNIPANALDKIQVLRNYNEVSNLKGLENNEESIALNIKLKEGKKNFWFGDITAGGGFRDDVADGYLVNPKLFYYSPKYSINVIGNINNIGELPLTARDYFKFTGGFKNMMSKGGSSFNVTSNDLGILGLRNNQAASIDTKFGAANFSYNPTKSWTISGFGIFLNNRTNIETNSVTERTDNLPDGSTQDITETRTENTLQKSQQALLKLSSSYVPSDKLHLDYDALIKLSDQKESQGLYSSLLSDIYTEKKQNPFSVNQNLNYYYTLNTKNVFAVEMQHLYQDEDPFYNANLAIQPFDLGTSYQTGETRNDVNQDRFVKTNKTDVKFDYYYMLTPKSNINFTVGNTYSYQNFNSHIFQVLDNGTTNDLNEDEYNNDVKYAFNDVFLGLHYKFITGKFTFNPGFSVHQFNTKDTQLNSINKNSFTRLLPDFYALFQIKKSETLTYNYKMSNSFTDVNKLAEGYVFSNYNSLFSGNRNLENSISHVHSLRYFKYNMFNFENIFANLTYTKQVEGIKNRVLFTGVNQVSSAVNMNSSFADETFSGNFNYGRSFSKYYKASVGVNINWSKFNNIRVYPDMDSDPNNNPTEIQATESFTQNYNVKFSTNFKTLPNLGLSYGLTINDNFSDVYYIDSPAITLEYYFLDSFSFTSDYNFYHNRNKSKTVETEYDFLNASLIYQKKDSKWEYKLAATNLLDTRSLNDNSFSQLGGSSTFSSYVVQPRYVILSFKYNL, from the coding sequence ATGAAAAAAATAATATTTATTATTGTAATGGTGTTTTCTTTAAATGCCATTTCGCAAAATATTCGTGTTGAAGGTTTTGTAAAAGACAGTACTGGCTTGGGTTTAGAAATGGCTAATGTAATGGCTATTAATAAAGAAACCAAAGCAATGGATGCTTATGCTATTACTAATGAAAAAGGAAGGTATTTCCTTAACTTAAGTGCAAATGCTTCTTACGATATAAAGGCAAGTTATATAGGTTACGATTCTTTTGATGCGGTTTTGAAAACGGCTGAAACAAATATGAATTATAACATTATAATGAGTGAAGGTGTTCAGTTAAATGATGTTGAGGTTGTTTATGAAATGCCGGTTACTATATCTGGCGATACAATTATTTATAACTCTGATTCATTTACTAATGGAACTGAACGTAAATTAGAAGATGTTTTAAAAAAATTACCTGGTGTAGAAGTTAATGCCGATGGTGAGATTGAAATTGAAGGTAAAAAAGTGCAAAAAGTAATGGTCGAAGGTAAAGATTTTTTCGATGGAGATACTAAAATTGCAACCAAAAATATTCCGGCAAACGCTTTAGATAAAATACAAGTTTTAAGAAATTATAATGAAGTATCAAACTTAAAAGGACTTGAAAATAATGAAGAAAGTATTGCCTTAAACATTAAGTTAAAAGAAGGGAAAAAGAATTTTTGGTTTGGAGATATAACTGCTGGAGGTGGATTTAGAGACGATGTTGCTGATGGTTATTTAGTTAATCCAAAATTGTTCTATTACAGTCCAAAATACAGTATTAATGTAATTGGAAATATTAATAATATTGGTGAATTACCTTTAACTGCGAGAGATTATTTTAAATTTACGGGTGGGTTTAAGAATATGATGAGCAAAGGCGGTTCTTCATTCAATGTAACTTCAAACGATTTGGGTATTTTAGGATTAAGAAATAACCAAGCAGCTAGTATTGATACTAAATTTGGTGCGGCTAACTTTAGTTATAATCCAACAAAATCATGGACAATTAGTGGTTTTGGAATATTTTTGAACAATAGAACCAATATTGAGACTAATTCTGTAACAGAAAGAACAGATAATTTGCCTGATGGTTCTACTCAAGATATAACAGAAACAAGAACTGAAAATACATTACAAAAAAGTCAACAAGCTTTGTTGAAACTAAGTTCAAGTTATGTGCCTTCTGATAAATTGCATTTAGATTATGACGCTTTAATTAAATTGTCTGATCAAAAAGAAAGTCAAGGATTGTATTCTTCTTTATTGTCAGATATTTATACTGAAAAAAAACAAAATCCATTTTCTGTTAATCAAAATTTAAATTATTATTACACATTAAATACTAAAAATGTTTTTGCAGTAGAAATGCAACATTTGTATCAAGATGAAGATCCTTTTTATAATGCAAATTTAGCAATTCAGCCTTTTGATTTAGGAACGAGTTATCAAACAGGAGAAACTAGAAATGACGTAAACCAAGATCGTTTTGTAAAGACTAATAAAACAGATGTTAAGTTTGATTATTACTATATGCTTACGCCAAAAAGTAATATTAATTTTACAGTAGGTAACACTTATTCATATCAAAATTTTAATTCACATATTTTCCAAGTTTTAGACAATGGAACTACTAATGATTTAAATGAAGACGAGTATAATAATGACGTGAAATATGCATTTAATGATGTTTTTTTAGGACTACATTATAAATTTATCACTGGTAAATTTACGTTTAATCCAGGTTTCAGTGTTCATCAATTTAATACTAAAGACACACAATTAAATTCAATTAATAAAAATAGTTTCACACGATTATTACCTGATTTTTACGCGCTATTCCAAATAAAAAAATCAGAAACACTAACGTATAACTATAAAATGAGTAATTCATTTACCGATGTTAATAAATTAGCTGAAGGTTATGTTTTTTCAAATTATAATAGTTTGTTTAGTGGAAATAGAAACTTAGAAAATTCAATTTCTCATGTTCATAGTTTAAGATATTTTAAATACAATATGTTTAATTTTGAAAATATTTTCGCTAACTTGACCTATACAAAACAAGTAGAAGGAATAAAAAACAGAGTTTTGTTTACAGGAGTAAATCAAGTTTCGTCTGCGGTTAATATGAATTCAAGTTTTGCTGATGAAACTTTTAGCGGAAATTTTAATTATGGGCGATCGTTTTCTAAATATTATAAAGCTTCGGTTGGTGTAAACATTAATTGGAGTAAATTTAATAATATTCGAGTATATCCAGATATGGATTCAGATCCAAATAATAATCCAACAGAGATTCAGGCTACTGAATCGTTTACGCAAAATTATAATGTTAAGTTTTCAACTAATTTTAAAACATTACCAAATCTTGGATTATCTTATGGCTTAACTATCAATGATAATTTTAGCGATGTATATTATATAGATAGTCCGGCAATTACATTAGAATATTATTTCTTAGATTCTTTTTCTTTTACGTCTGATTATAATTTTTATCACAATAGAAATAAATCAAAAACAGTTGAAACAGAATATGATTTCTTAAATGCTTCATTAATTTACCAAAAGAAAGATAGTAAGTGGGAATACAAGTTGGCAGCAACTAATTTGTTAGATACTAGGTCTCTTAATGATAATAGTTTTAGCCAATTAGGAGGTTCAAGTACTTTTTCTAGCTATGTTGTTCAACCGCGATATGTTATATTGAGTTTTAAGTATAATTTATAG
- a CDS encoding GLPGLI family protein produces the protein MKKVLIASLILFSGFLNAQDFQGMAVYESKTSTADFMKGMGGNREITPEMQKNMEERMKKMFEKTFVLNFDKSASIYKEEEKLEAPGQQGGGRMMSSMMGGGGTHYKNVKTEKVIIDKEFFGKEFLISDSLPKLAWKLEGESKKIGQYNCFKATAVRPSSDSDFRNFRFRGKDDEKKEGETKKDSSNSKTNLMDQWEKPEEIIITAWYSPEIPVNQGPENYWGLPGLILEVNDGKTSILCSKIVMNTKDKVEIKPATKGKQVTQAEYDEIVKKKMEEMKEMYGGKRGPGGGGRFH, from the coding sequence ATGAAAAAAGTACTTATCGCATCATTAATATTGTTTTCTGGGTTTTTAAACGCTCAAGATTTTCAAGGTATGGCCGTTTATGAATCTAAAACAAGCACTGCTGATTTTATGAAAGGCATGGGAGGAAACAGAGAAATAACTCCAGAAATGCAAAAAAACATGGAAGAAAGAATGAAAAAAATGTTTGAAAAGACATTTGTTTTAAACTTCGATAAATCAGCTTCAATCTATAAAGAAGAAGAGAAGCTAGAAGCTCCAGGTCAGCAAGGTGGTGGAAGAATGATGTCTTCTATGATGGGCGGTGGCGGAACACATTACAAAAATGTTAAAACTGAAAAAGTAATTATTGATAAAGAGTTTTTTGGAAAAGAGTTTTTGATAAGTGATTCTTTGCCTAAACTTGCATGGAAGCTTGAAGGAGAATCAAAAAAAATTGGTCAATATAATTGTTTTAAAGCTACGGCAGTTCGTCCTTCAAGTGATTCAGATTTTAGAAATTTTCGTTTTAGAGGAAAAGATGATGAAAAAAAGGAAGGTGAAACAAAAAAAGATTCTTCAAATTCTAAGACTAATTTAATGGATCAATGGGAAAAACCAGAAGAAATTATTATTACTGCATGGTATTCTCCTGAAATTCCTGTAAATCAAGGTCCAGAAAATTATTGGGGTTTACCAGGTTTAATTTTAGAAGTTAACGACGGTAAAACTAGTATTTTATGTTCTAAAATTGTAATGAATACAAAAGATAAAGTTGAAATTAAACCAGCAACTAAAGGTAAACAAGTTACTCAAGCAGAATACGATGAAATTGTTAAAAAGAAAATGGAAGAAATGAAAGAGATGTACGGTGGTAAAAGAGGTCCAGGTGGTGGAGGTAGATTTCATTAA
- a CDS encoding deoxynucleoside kinase gives MHIAIAGNIGAGKTTLTKLLAKHFKWDAHFEDVVDNPYLDDFYHQMERWSFNLQIYFLNSRFRQVREIKETGRTTIQDRTIYEDAYIFAPNLHAMGLMTNRDYNNYKSLFDLMEDLVGSPDLLIYLRSSIPNLVDQIHKRGRDYENTISIEYLSRLNERYEAWVQTYDKGKLLIIDVDNINFVDNPEDLGNIINRIDAEINGLF, from the coding sequence ATGCATATTGCAATAGCTGGAAATATTGGTGCTGGAAAAACAACCTTAACAAAGTTACTGGCAAAACATTTTAAATGGGATGCTCATTTTGAAGATGTTGTAGACAATCCTTATTTAGATGACTTTTATCATCAAATGGAAAGATGGAGTTTTAACCTTCAAATATACTTCTTAAACAGTCGTTTTAGACAAGTTAGAGAAATAAAAGAAACTGGTAGAACAACTATTCAAGACAGAACCATTTATGAAGATGCTTATATTTTTGCACCTAACTTACATGCAATGGGGTTAATGACAAATAGAGATTATAATAACTATAAATCTTTATTTGACTTAATGGAAGACCTTGTGGGTTCACCAGATTTACTAATTTACTTGAGAAGCTCTATACCTAACTTAGTAGATCAGATTCATAAAAGAGGTAGAGATTACGAAAACACCATTTCAATTGAATATTTAAGTAGATTAAATGAACGCTACGAAGCTTGGGTACAAACCTATGACAAGGGAAAACTTTTAATTATAGACGTTGACAACATTAATTTTGTTGACAACCCAGAAGATTTAGGAAATATTATTAATAGAATTGACGCTGAAATAAACGGTTTATTCTAA
- a CDS encoding carboxymuconolactone decarboxylase family protein: MPLVTPLSPDHDSETRELAAFFNETLGFCPNSVLTMQHRPLISKAFINLNKAVMDNQGRVTSCLKRMIAWVSSNATGCRYCQAHAIRAAERYGADQEKLDNIWDYKTHAAFTEAERVALDFSLAASVIPNAVNEDIKKALYKHWNEGEIVEMLGVISLFGYLNRWNDSMGTILESDAIESGNQYLGKTGWEVGKHK, encoded by the coding sequence ATGCCACTAGTTACCCCATTATCACCAGATCATGACTCAGAAACAAGAGAATTAGCTGCTTTTTTCAACGAAACTTTAGGTTTTTGCCCTAACTCAGTCTTAACAATGCAACATCGCCCTTTAATATCAAAAGCTTTTATTAATTTAAACAAAGCTGTGATGGATAATCAAGGAAGAGTGACTTCTTGTTTAAAAAGGATGATAGCCTGGGTAAGTAGCAACGCAACAGGTTGTAGATATTGTCAAGCACATGCTATTAGAGCTGCAGAACGATATGGTGCAGATCAAGAGAAATTAGACAATATTTGGGATTACAAAACACATGCTGCTTTTACAGAAGCTGAAAGAGTTGCTCTAGATTTTTCATTAGCCGCTTCAGTAATTCCTAATGCAGTAAATGAAGATATTAAAAAAGCTTTGTACAAACACTGGAATGAAGGTGAAATTGTAGAGATGCTTGGTGTTATTTCTTTATTTGGATACTTAAATCGCTGGAATGACTCTATGGGTACAATACTTGAAAGTGACGCTATTGAAAGCGGAAACCAATATTTAGGAAAAACAGGATGGGAAGTTGGAAAACACAAATAA
- a CDS encoding DNA/RNA non-specific endonuclease: MFKSSVFLSLLFITFFISCKQIDIENPDTTESSFKNPQTFNFLPTSTSGKIYTHDAYSFSYVEEHEQSEWVAYELNDSDFSNRNNFDRPYFNQDPVVDTKSADWRNYKNSGYNKGHLCPAGDRKKTYDLYKETFLTSNASPQLYDFNAGIWNRLEQKTRYWATKNNGIYVITGGVLKEKLKTIGDENVSVPNYFYKILLTKDRKKMIGFLVPHYESKKALYEYIVSVDEIENLTGIDFFPELDDVIENELEKNVNYKKWSF, translated from the coding sequence ATGTTTAAATCAAGTGTCTTTCTTTCTCTTCTATTCATCACTTTTTTTATTAGCTGTAAACAAATAGATATTGAAAATCCAGACACTACAGAAAGTAGTTTTAAAAACCCTCAAACTTTTAATTTTTTACCTACTTCTACATCTGGAAAAATATACACTCATGATGCATATAGCTTTTCTTATGTTGAGGAACACGAGCAATCTGAATGGGTAGCTTATGAACTTAATGACAGTGATTTTTCAAATAGGAACAATTTTGACAGACCCTATTTTAATCAAGATCCAGTAGTAGATACAAAATCAGCTGATTGGAGAAATTATAAAAATTCTGGTTATAATAAGGGACATCTTTGTCCGGCTGGAGACAGAAAAAAAACATACGATCTATATAAAGAAACTTTTCTTACTTCAAATGCATCGCCTCAACTTTATGATTTTAATGCTGGTATCTGGAATAGACTTGAACAAAAAACAAGATATTGGGCAACTAAAAACAATGGAATATATGTAATCACAGGCGGTGTTTTAAAAGAAAAATTAAAAACTATTGGTGATGAAAATGTATCTGTGCCAAATTATTTTTACAAGATTCTTTTAACGAAAGATAGAAAAAAAATGATTGGTTTTTTAGTACCGCATTATGAGTCTAAAAAAGCATTATATGAATATATAGTTTCTGTAGATGAAATAGAAAACTTAACTGGTATTGATTTTTTCCCTGAACTTGATGATGTTATAGAAAACGAACTAGAAAAGAACGTTAATTATAAAAAGTGGAGTTTTTAA
- the rodA gene encoding rod shape-determining protein RodA codes for MKNQSIGNNIDWLTLLLYILLVIGGWMTIYSASLPLEETSLFDVSQTYGRQMLFIGLSIPLILALLFTDAKVFEKLCFVFYGLGIILLLGLFVFGKTIKGQTNWYQFGGFGFQPSEFVKTGTALLLAKYLSYSQINLAKTKHQLIGFTIIGLPILLILMQPDAGSAMIFLSLVFVLNREGLPSWYLISGVIAIVLFFSALVISPLYIIIAASVIMLLHYITNRKISRNPIVYLLVFAVISAFSYSVNYVYNEVLEPHQKDRIDVLISDNVDLKNEGYNLNQSMIAIGSGGLFGKGYLEGTQTKGGFVPEQHTDYIFTTVGEEWGFVGSVVVILLFMSLFLRILYLAEHQKTKFSRVYGYCVATYLFTHFFVNIAMLIKLFPTIGVPLPFFSYGGSSLWAFTIMLFIFIKLDANKVNEW; via the coding sequence ATGAAAAATCAAAGTATAGGAAATAATATTGATTGGTTAACCTTGTTGCTATACATTTTATTGGTAATTGGAGGTTGGATGACCATTTATTCTGCTTCTTTACCATTAGAAGAAACGTCTTTATTTGATGTCTCTCAAACCTATGGAAGACAAATGCTTTTTATTGGTTTAAGCATTCCGTTAATTTTAGCGTTGTTGTTTACTGATGCTAAAGTTTTTGAGAAGTTGTGTTTTGTGTTTTATGGTTTAGGAATTATTTTGTTGCTTGGTTTGTTTGTTTTTGGAAAAACAATTAAAGGCCAAACTAATTGGTATCAATTCGGCGGTTTTGGATTTCAGCCTTCTGAATTTGTTAAAACAGGTACAGCGTTATTATTAGCAAAATACTTAAGTTATTCTCAAATTAATTTAGCAAAAACCAAGCATCAATTGATAGGTTTTACAATTATAGGTTTGCCAATTTTATTAATTTTAATGCAGCCAGATGCTGGAAGTGCAATGATTTTTTTGTCTCTAGTTTTTGTTTTAAATAGAGAAGGATTGCCTTCATGGTATTTAATTTCGGGTGTAATTGCAATCGTTTTGTTTTTCTCGGCATTAGTTATTTCGCCTTTGTATATTATAATTGCAGCCTCTGTTATTATGTTGTTGCATTATATTACAAATAGAAAAATTTCTAGAAACCCTATTGTATATTTACTTGTTTTTGCTGTTATAAGTGCATTTTCGTACTCTGTAAACTATGTATATAATGAAGTTTTAGAGCCACATCAAAAAGATAGGATTGATGTTTTAATAAGTGATAATGTAGATTTAAAAAATGAAGGATATAATCTAAATCAATCTATGATCGCAATTGGTTCTGGTGGATTATTTGGTAAAGGATATTTAGAAGGAACGCAAACAAAAGGCGGATTTGTGCCTGAACAGCATACTGATTATATTTTTACAACAGTTGGTGAAGAATGGGGCTTTGTTGGTAGTGTGGTAGTTATACTCTTATTTATGTCGTTGTTTTTACGAATTTTGTATTTAGCAGAACATCAAAAGACTAAGTTTAGTAGAGTTTATGGTTACTGTGTAGCCACATATTTATTTACACATTTCTTTGTAAATATAGCAATGTTAATTAAATTATTCCCTACAATTGGTGTTCCTTTACCTTTTTTCTCATACGGTGGTTCTAGTTTATGGGCTTTCACAATAATGCTGTTTATCTTCATAAAGCTAGATGCAAATAAAGTTAATGAATGGTAA
- the mrdA gene encoding penicillin-binding protein 2 → MRKIVLPSVIIVTTIVLIARIFYLQVIDDTLKLKSENNAIKKVFEFPERGYIYDRNGKLLVANQPSYDIMVVPREIKDIDTLEFCQLLGITKEFFIKKIEKAIVYSPRLPSVFLAQLNKKEYAAFQEKERKFEGFYTQKRALRDYQVDYGANIFGFITQVNEGIIKKQPYYNSGDLIGRQGVEQEYEEQLRGVKGVKYLLRDKHNKIIGPYKEGQFDTIAKQGSDLTLTIDAELQKYGTELMINKRGGIVAIEPKTGEILALVSAPTYDPALLVGRQRSKNYTALYYDSIAKPLYDRGLQAEYPPGSPFKIVTGLIGLQEEVIDENTTFYCNHGYNFGRFMGCHCGLHTLQLNNGIYKSCNSYFGNVYKRTIEKYKDSYFSVDNWNKHVKSFGLGQFLGTDMPTGRKGLVPDSKLYKRVYNGAVIRSSYIISNSIGQGEVLTTPIQLANMMAVVANKGYYYTPHIVKSIKGQKLDEKFTTKHQSTIDKKHFDPVIKGLEDVYNFGTASGLRVEGLRICGKTGTAENKIRVSGKTYQLKDHSIFVAFAPAENPTIALAVFIENGYWGSRWAGPIATLMIEKYVNGEISRTDLETRMLNGSIQDEYQKIENIIYQRNEPITQIKDANAEVISLKLEAKKEEEEN, encoded by the coding sequence ATGAGAAAAATTGTTTTACCATCGGTTATTATTGTTACAACAATAGTATTAATCGCTCGTATATTTTATTTACAAGTGATTGATGATACATTAAAGCTGAAGTCTGAAAACAACGCAATAAAAAAAGTGTTTGAATTTCCAGAGAGAGGGTATATCTATGACAGAAATGGAAAACTTTTAGTCGCAAACCAGCCATCTTATGATATTATGGTTGTTCCAAGAGAAATAAAAGATATTGATACTTTAGAATTTTGTCAACTTTTAGGAATAACTAAAGAGTTTTTTATTAAAAAAATAGAAAAAGCAATTGTTTATAGCCCAAGACTTCCTTCGGTATTCTTAGCGCAGTTAAATAAAAAGGAATATGCAGCTTTTCAAGAAAAAGAAAGAAAATTTGAAGGGTTTTATACTCAAAAACGTGCTTTAAGAGATTATCAAGTTGACTATGGAGCCAATATTTTTGGCTTTATTACACAGGTTAATGAAGGAATAATTAAGAAGCAGCCTTATTATAATAGTGGAGATTTAATTGGAAGACAAGGTGTTGAGCAAGAATATGAAGAACAATTAAGAGGTGTAAAAGGAGTAAAGTATTTACTTAGAGATAAGCACAATAAAATTATTGGCCCTTATAAAGAAGGACAATTTGATACTATTGCAAAACAAGGAAGCGACTTAACGTTAACTATTGATGCCGAATTACAAAAATATGGTACTGAGTTAATGATAAATAAACGAGGAGGAATTGTTGCTATTGAGCCAAAAACTGGCGAAATTTTAGCTTTAGTTTCAGCACCAACATATGACCCTGCATTATTAGTTGGTAGACAAAGATCCAAAAATTACACCGCTTTATATTACGACTCCATTGCAAAACCTTTGTATGATAGAGGGTTGCAAGCAGAATACCCGCCGGGCTCTCCTTTTAAAATTGTTACAGGTTTAATTGGATTGCAAGAGGAAGTTATAGACGAGAATACTACTTTTTATTGTAATCATGGTTATAACTTTGGGAGGTTTATGGGATGTCACTGTGGTTTGCATACGCTACAGTTAAATAACGGAATTTATAAGTCTTGTAATAGTTATTTTGGAAATGTTTATAAACGAACAATAGAAAAATATAAAGATTCATATTTTAGTGTTGATAATTGGAATAAACATGTAAAAAGTTTTGGATTAGGTCAGTTTTTAGGAACAGACATGCCTACTGGAAGAAAAGGTTTGGTTCCAGATTCTAAATTATATAAAAGAGTTTATAACGGTGCGGTAATTAGAAGTTCGTATATTATTTCTAACTCTATTGGTCAAGGAGAAGTTTTAACAACGCCTATTCAATTGGCAAATATGATGGCTGTTGTTGCAAATAAGGGTTATTATTACACACCTCATATTGTTAAGAGCATTAAGGGGCAAAAGTTAGACGAAAAATTTACTACAAAACATCAAAGTACAATTGATAAAAAACATTTTGATCCTGTAATTAAAGGACTTGAAGATGTTTATAATTTTGGAACAGCTTCTGGATTAAGAGTTGAAGGGTTAAGGATTTGTGGAAAAACGGGTACTGCCGAAAATAAAATTAGAGTATCTGGGAAAACTTATCAATTAAAAGATCATTCTATTTTTGTTGCTTTTGCCCCGGCAGAAAATCCTACAATTGCTCTTGCAGTTTTTATTGAAAATGGATATTGGGGTAGTAGATGGGCTGGACCTATCGCTACTTTGATGATTGAAAAATATGTAAATGGAGAAATATCTAGAACTGACTTAGAGACTAGAATGTTAAACGGAAGTATTCAAGATGAATATCAAAAAATAGAGAATATAATTTATCAACGAAACGAACCAATTACCCAAATTAAAGATGCTAATGCAGAAGTAATTTCTTTAAAATTAGAAGCAAAAAAAGAAGAAGAAGAGAATTAA
- a CDS encoding rod shape-determining protein MreD, whose amino-acid sequence MNNNLLNIFRFIILLTIQILIFNNINLFGYINPYPYLLFILLYPVNGNKSVLLLSSFAIGLLLDVFLNSGGVHAAASLILAFVRPSLFKFSFGLSYEYQTVKIADKLSPERVTFLFLAVIIHHLVLFSLEYYRLSLVVDVILRTLSTSLFTLLFCILIIFLIKPSKR is encoded by the coding sequence GTGAATAATAATTTATTAAATATATTCCGATTTATAATTTTACTAACCATCCAAATTTTAATATTCAATAATATTAATTTATTTGGATATATAAATCCATATCCTTATTTGTTATTTATTCTTTTATATCCTGTAAATGGGAATAAATCTGTTTTATTACTAAGTAGCTTTGCAATTGGTTTGTTGCTTGATGTGTTTTTAAATTCAGGTGGAGTTCATGCAGCTGCTTCTTTAATTCTTGCTTTTGTAAGACCAAGTTTGTTTAAATTTTCATTTGGATTAAGTTATGAATATCAAACCGTTAAAATTGCAGATAAACTATCTCCTGAAAGAGTAACTTTTCTTTTTTTAGCAGTAATAATTCATCACTTAGTTCTTTTTTCATTAGAATATTATCGACTTAGTCTAGTTGTTGATGTTATTCTAAGAACCTTGTCAACATCTTTATTTACTTTGCTTTTTTGTATATTAATTATCTTTTTAATTAAACCTTCTAAACGATGA
- the mreC gene encoding rod shape-determining protein MreC, with translation MQQIINFIFKNSYRLLFLLLLGISLTLTIKSHSYHRSEYINTANSVSGAVYQKIDNANEYLSLREKNLRLAEENALLKEILFNKKDTTLPNKNLHIEQFLDFNVRMSKVVKNVFNTRENYLTLNSGSLDSIKTDMGVVNEKGVIGIIEKTSKNYSTVLSVLNTKSRINAKIKNSNHFGSLIWDGKNVGYVQLIDVPRLASLKKGDSIVTGAESEIFPENIPIGKIDKVFIDTKTNYYTINVRLFNDMTSLGYVYIIENKKKKEKLNLEQETIKK, from the coding sequence ATGCAGCAAATAATAAACTTTATATTTAAAAACAGCTATAGATTGCTGTTTTTGCTGCTTTTGGGTATTTCATTAACGTTAACTATAAAATCACACTCATACCATAGAAGTGAGTATATAAATACTGCAAATAGTGTTTCTGGTGCTGTATATCAAAAAATTGATAACGCAAATGAGTACTTAAGTTTGAGAGAAAAGAATTTAAGACTTGCCGAGGAAAATGCATTATTAAAAGAAATTTTATTTAATAAAAAAGACACTACTTTACCAAACAAAAATCTTCATATAGAACAGTTTTTAGATTTTAACGTAAGAATGTCTAAAGTGGTTAAAAATGTTTTTAATACTAGAGAGAATTATTTGACTTTAAACTCTGGAAGTTTAGATAGTATTAAAACAGATATGGGTGTTGTAAATGAAAAAGGAGTAATTGGAATTATTGAAAAAACTTCTAAAAATTACTCAACTGTTTTAAGTGTATTAAATACAAAGTCAAGAATTAATGCCAAAATTAAAAATTCAAATCACTTTGGTTCTTTAATTTGGGACGGTAAAAATGTTGGTTATGTTCAGTTAATTGATGTCCCTAGGTTGGCATCCTTAAAAAAAGGAGATTCAATAGTTACAGGTGCTGAATCTGAAATTTTTCCTGAAAACATTCCAATTGGTAAAATTGATAAAGTTTTTATTGATACTAAAACAAATTATTATACTATTAATGTTAGATTATTTAATGATATGACCTCATTGGGTTATGTCTACATTATTGAAAATAAAAAGAAAAAAGAAAAACTAAATCTTGAACAAGAAACTATTAAAAAATAA